GGGAAATTTATCGGGATACTTTGATTGAACAAGCGGAGCAAGGAGTAGATTATTTTACCATTCATGCAGGGGTAAGACTTCCTTATATCCCAATGACAGCTGAACGAACTACTGGTATCGTTTCACGTGGAGGTTCTATTTTAGCGGCGTGGTGTTTGGCGTATCATGAGGAAAACTTCTTATATACTCACTTTCGTGAGATATGCGAAATCTTGGCTGCCTACGATATATCTATCTCTTTAGGGGATGGACTTCGCCCAGGGTCGATTGCTGATGCAAATGACCGGGCACAGTTTGCCGAACTCGAAACATTGGGTGAATTGACGAAAATTGCATGGGAATACGATGTTCAAGTCATGATTGAAGGCCCAGGGCACGTACCTCTTCATAAAATAAAAGAAAATGTTGATTTAGAACAAAAAATTTGTCATGAAGCGCCGTTTTATACTTTGGGCCCATTAACAACCGATATTGCACCTGGATATGATCACATCACATCAGCAATTGGTGCCGCTATGATCGGCTGGCATGGGACGGCTATGCTCTGCTATGTGACACCAAAGGAGCACTTGGGCCTTCCCAACCGGGATGATGTGAAAGAAGGCGTTATTACTTACAAAATTGCCGCCCATGCAGCCGACCTGGCTAAAGGACATCCAGGAGCGCAGGTTCGGGACGATGCCCTATCCAAAGCGCGATTTGAATTCCGTTGGCATGATCAGTTTAATCTTTCGCTCGATCCTCAACGTGCGATCTCTTACCATGATGAGACACTGCCTGCAGAGCCCGCAAAGACGGCACACTTCTGTTCGATGTGCGGTCCTAAGTTTTGTAGTATGCGTATTAGTCAAGATATCAGGGAGTTTGCGGCTGAAAAAGGGATGGATGTATTTGCTGCCAAGGAAGAAGGAATGAAGGAGAAGGCTGAGGAATTTCGCAAAGAGGGAGCGAAGATTTATAGATAGACGAAACAAATGAATATCGGTAAAAAAGGGAGGAGTTATCCTTTTTTTATCGAGAAATGATTGACATGATGGCTAACAGAGTATAGAATGAAGCTAATAATTTTTCCTTAAGGAAAAATTATTAGCCAAGACTAATCAGTAGGCTCCCTCTATGGAAAGTGTTGCATAAGTGTTGGCATGGAAGTGATGTGGCAAACCTCAAATGATTGGCATGGCGACCTCGAAGAGAGGTCGCTTTTTTATGATGACATGAGAACGCGAGATATGCTAAGTTTAGAAATAAGATAGAAACGAACTAAGATTCTTTGTGTAATGTTAGCTATTGTCGTATATAAGAAAGAGATACGTTTAGGATGATGTGGGAATGATGAAAGATAGAAAGGGGTTCACAACTATATAAGACAGGTGAAGGTATGGGTGTGCAATATTAAACAGATTTGAATCGAGGAGAGAGGAGCGTATGATGAATATCAAAGGTCGGTTAAGCTGGATTATATTAATGCTCTTTTCACTAGGAGTTTGCCTACTATGGCTTCTGGGTTTTGTGTGGGCTATTTACGATAATAATGGCTCGACAGGTCAAACTGTTATGGGAAATTCATCGCAGGAGGAAACTGCCTTAACGGATGAAGGTGGATTATTGTTAGGGTTGGGGGACTCGATCACGAGAGGGACAGGAGATAATAGTGGTCAGGGCTATTTTGGCTATGTGCGTCAATCACTGCGGGAGCAGACTTCAGACCAAGTAAAGGCCGTTAACTTGGGAATCAAGGGGCAAACTTCAAGTGAACTAGTTACCAGATTAGAGGAAGAAAGCATGCAAGCCCAACTGCAACAGGCGAAATGGATAACGATATCTATTGGTGGAAATGATCTATTTCGTGGGAGTGGGGAACTAGATAAGATTGATTTAGAAGCTTCTGCTCAGACAAAAGATACATATGAGGAAAATGTAAGCAAGATATTTGCAAACATTCGTAAGCAGAATAAGGATGCTACGATCTTTATCTATGGATTGTACAACCCTTTTGGAAAATTAGAGGATGCCGAAACGACTTCATCTCTTGTGCAAGAGTGGAATGAATTGATGCATGAGTTAGCGGCACAAGAAGAAAAAATCGTGGTTGTGCCTACGTATGATCTCTTTCAACTGAATCCAAAGGGTTATTTATACTCCGATCAATTTCATCCGAATCATGCTGGGCATCAGGCAATGGCAGAGCGTTTATTGCAAGCGATGGGGATTTCATCGAGAAGTGATGGGGGCGAGGCACAATGAAGCGAGAGGAACCTATATTAAAAGTAGAAGGACTAAGCAAATGTATTGGGAAGCAGGAGATCGTAAGTGATCTCTCTTTTGAGGTGGGAGCAGGGGAGATATTTGGCTTTCTAGGTCCCAATGGGGCTGGGAAAACAACGACGATACGGATGCTAGTGGGACTAATCAGTCCCACTAAAGGAAATATACATATTGGTGGTTACCATCTACGTCGGCAATTTCTACAGGCGATTGGGCATGTTGGTAGTATTGTAGAAAACCCGGAGATGTATCCGTACCTGACCGGACGAGAAAACTTAGAGGTTTTTGCACGTATGCAGCAGGGAGTTACTCCTGCTCGGATTATGGAAGTAGCTCAGTTGGTTGAGTTAGAGAAGCGGATTGACGACAAAGTGGGTACATACTCGCTAGGGATGAGGCAGCGATTAGGAATTGCGCAAGCATTATTAGGAAATCCGAAGCTGCTTATTTTAGACGAACCTACAAATGGCTTAGACCCAGCAGGAATTAAAGAGATGCGCCATTTTATACGTGCCCTCTCTCGGGATCACGGGATGAGCGTTTTTGTTTCCAGCCATATCCTCCATGAAGTTCAATTACTGTGTGATCGCGTCTCTATCATTCATGAAGGAAAGATTGTGAAGACAGGACGAGTGGAGCAATTGCTAGAAGGGGAAGTGAGGGTGGATTGGTCTTTGCACCCGTATCAGCAAGCACAATCTGTTCTTTCTACTTTGCCATATGTATCCCAAGTAGATGTGTTGGATAGCTCTCGTATCTCTACCTTACTGCCTGTGGAGAATATTGCACAAGTAAATCAAACTTTGGTGGAAGCTGGAATCGAAGTGATGGAAGTTCGGCAACGTGGAAATACGCTAGAGGATATCTTCCTCGATTTGACTGGGGGGAGCGCTAGTGCGTAGTATGACAGGGCTTGTATACAATGAAATGTTGAAGATGGTACGTAAGAAGCGAATGATGGTCATTATCCTCATCCTGGCACTGGTTATTCCTATTTTTACGTATGCACAGTACCATGCCATTCAATCGGCTGTAGAACAGCTGGGTACCAGTGATTGGCGCACGATGCTCCAACAGCAGATTGCAGATGATCAGAACAGACTCTCTTCTAGCCGCTTACCAGAAGAGTGGAGAGCGTGGATAGAGATGAGAATTCAGCAACAACAGTATTACTTGGATCACGATATTAATCCAACCGCTCCAGGGGCTCCTACCTTTGTCCGAGGATTTATCGAAGAAGGAGTAGCCTTATTTCTCCCCTTGTTGATGGTGGTAGTTGCTTCTGATCTTGTCTCTTCTGAATATGCAGGTGGGACGATTAAGCTGCTGCTTACTCGCTCAATTCGGCGCTGGCAGGTGCTGGCCAGCAAGTATATTGCCTTGGTCTTGACTGTCTCAATGATTTTGGCAGTTACGTTACTTTTCTCTTATCTGGTTTCAGGGCTTATTTTTGGGTACTCGGGTTGGACGATGCCTGTATTAACCGGCTTTCAAGAGGTAAATGGTGAAATTCTCTTCGAACAGGTTCATGTTGTGCCACAGTGGCAATATATCATTATGGCATTCGGTCTGGGTTGGTTTGCTTGTATAGCTGTGGCGACCATTTCCTTTATGGTCTCTGTGTTGATGCGGAGTACAGCAGCAGGGATGGGTGTGATGATGGCAGCTTTGGTTACGGGAGGATTGTTGGCCCAGCTAGCACCCACTTGGAGTGTAGTAAAGTACATTCCTTTCACTAATTTACAATTAATTGATTATCTATCGGGAGAGCCGCTATTAATTGATGGGATGAGTTTACCCTTTTCGATAACGGTGCTGGCGCTAACCGCAATAATTAGTTTAATTGTTGCTTTTACAGTCTTTATTCGGCGTGATGTATTAGCATAGCAAGATAAAAAGCCCCCGCTTCGTAGTCACTCATAGGAAACGGGGGCTTACTTTGTAAAGAGAGCAAGTGTTACTGCATGCGCTCACTCAACTCTGATACAGGAACGCTCTGCTGACTTCCCTCCTCTTTTAGGGGATGAATGTGTGCTTTTTTTTCTTCCTGGTCTACCCGTTGAATCCAAATTTGTTTGTTTTGGTAGTAGACAGGTATTTGATCTGGGGAATCGACAATTTGTTGCGCTCGTATGACATCCATTTTTTATCCTCCTCTTGATAAGGATGCGTGCTCTTAGCTACTTGTAGTATGCACATATAAAGGCTAGACTATGAAAGAGAAGAGAACGAACTCTTTATATAAATCCGATAATTTATTTAATTTTGGCGGGTGAACCAGGAGGTGGAACGGGTGTATAAGTACATCTTATTTGATGTGGATGGTGTGTTACTAAGTGAAGAGCGTTGTTTTGATGCTTCGGCATTGGCAGTGTGGGAAATGTTATATCACGATCGTTTTGTGGGATTACCACAAGAAGACTTTATCTTGACTCCGTCTGCGGGGGAATTGAAAAGTATTCGTGCTGAGGTGTTTTGTGAAGATGAGATTCTAGTGTGGTTAAAACAACAAGGGATGAATTCTAATTGGGATATGGTGACCGTCGTATTTGGATGGGTGTGGGGTCAATTGTTATCCTATAGGTATCCGTCTACTAGTGAACGGAATCTCTTTTTGCAGTCCAATGAAAGATTGAGAGATCAATTTGATCAGCTACGAAAATCAGATGCTATTAACGGTTTTGTCCCTGATTTCTCCTCTTTTCTGTCCGTATTTCCAGGGTTTTATCGACAAGGGGAATCGATGTTGGTGGCGCTTGATCGATATATGCGGGAACAAGGGGGTGTGGACTCCTCGTTTTGTCTGCGAACGGGAGAATTATGGGCACTAGGAAGAGACTTGTTTCAAGAGTGGTATTTAGGGGATGATCGCTATGAAGGTGCAGAAGGGAAAAAGCCTCGTACTAGGGGGAAGAAGGGGTTTTTAGATCAGGAAGTTCCGTTAGCAAAACCAGAAGCGATTTATCAAGTCTTAGAGATGGCGAAAAAACAAGGATCTGCGCTAGGGATTGGTACAGGTCGACCACGTGTAGAAACAGTCGTACCGTTGACTCAGCTCGGATTACTTTCTGCCTTTGATGAGCACCGGGTTGTAACGGCGACGGAGGTTTTAAGTGCAACCAAAAGAAAGCCAGACCAATCTTGGGGTAAGCCGCATCCGTATACGTATGTACAAGGGTATATTGGAACTAATGTTCATCAGGAACAGGCAATGACAGCCGTGCTTCCACTCCCACAAGCGGAAGAGATTCTGGTAGTGGGGGATTCTGTGGCGGATTTATTGGCGGCTCGTAAGATGGGTGCCCACTTTGCGGCTACACTTACGGGTCTGATGGGGGAGAAGGCACGGGATAAATTTATTGAATTGCAGGCAGACTATGTGTTGCAAGATGTGACGCAACTGCCTACAGTCTGGGGCGAGAGTCAACAATAGCAGAAAAGGTTATAAAGATTGATTTTCAGATGTGTTTTCTTCATAATGAAATGGGGTAAACGAGTAGTAGAGTCACGTCGTAAGGATTTTACCTTATTTCCCTAAAAACACTACATAGGAGGGTTCAACATGCCAAAATTTGAATTGCCATCACTTCCGTATGAATTCAATGCGCTGGAACCACACATCGACGCTCAAACAATGGAGATTCATCACGATCGTCATCATAAGACGTACGTGGACAAATTGAACGCTGCATTGGAAGGTCACAATGCGTTAGCGGAGCAATCGATCGATCAGTTGATGACCAACCTTAATGACGTGCCGGAAAGCATCCGGACGGCTGTCCGCAATAACGGGGGTGGACATGCAAACCACTCTTTGTTTTGGCAGATC
This sequence is a window from Mechercharimyces sp. CAU 1602. Protein-coding genes within it:
- a CDS encoding GDSL-type esterase/lipase family protein, whose translation is MMNIKGRLSWIILMLFSLGVCLLWLLGFVWAIYDNNGSTGQTVMGNSSQEETALTDEGGLLLGLGDSITRGTGDNSGQGYFGYVRQSLREQTSDQVKAVNLGIKGQTSSELVTRLEEESMQAQLQQAKWITISIGGNDLFRGSGELDKIDLEASAQTKDTYEENVSKIFANIRKQNKDATIFIYGLYNPFGKLEDAETTSSLVQEWNELMHELAAQEEKIVVVPTYDLFQLNPKGYLYSDQFHPNHAGHQAMAERLLQAMGISSRSDGGEAQ
- a CDS encoding ABC transporter permease subunit, giving the protein MRSMTGLVYNEMLKMVRKKRMMVIILILALVIPIFTYAQYHAIQSAVEQLGTSDWRTMLQQQIADDQNRLSSSRLPEEWRAWIEMRIQQQQYYLDHDINPTAPGAPTFVRGFIEEGVALFLPLLMVVVASDLVSSEYAGGTIKLLLTRSIRRWQVLASKYIALVLTVSMILAVTLLFSYLVSGLIFGYSGWTMPVLTGFQEVNGEILFEQVHVVPQWQYIIMAFGLGWFACIAVATISFMVSVLMRSTAAGMGVMMAALVTGGLLAQLAPTWSVVKYIPFTNLQLIDYLSGEPLLIDGMSLPFSITVLALTAIISLIVAFTVFIRRDVLA
- a CDS encoding HAD family hydrolase, which codes for MYKYILFDVDGVLLSEERCFDASALAVWEMLYHDRFVGLPQEDFILTPSAGELKSIRAEVFCEDEILVWLKQQGMNSNWDMVTVVFGWVWGQLLSYRYPSTSERNLFLQSNERLRDQFDQLRKSDAINGFVPDFSSFLSVFPGFYRQGESMLVALDRYMREQGGVDSSFCLRTGELWALGRDLFQEWYLGDDRYEGAEGKKPRTRGKKGFLDQEVPLAKPEAIYQVLEMAKKQGSALGIGTGRPRVETVVPLTQLGLLSAFDEHRVVTATEVLSATKRKPDQSWGKPHPYTYVQGYIGTNVHQEQAMTAVLPLPQAEEILVVGDSVADLLAARKMGAHFAATLTGLMGEKARDKFIELQADYVLQDVTQLPTVWGESQQ
- a CDS encoding H-type small acid-soluble spore protein codes for the protein MDVIRAQQIVDSPDQIPVYYQNKQIWIQRVDQEEKKAHIHPLKEEGSQQSVPVSELSERMQ
- the thiC gene encoding phosphomethylpyrimidine synthase ThiC, which codes for MSENNKLDFPNSRKVYQTGSRPDIRVPVREIELHPTSGRFGEEENEPVRVYDCSGPYTDPDVTIDLRKGLSPLRQEWIRERNDVEEYEGRKVQPLDNGYQKEGKGSREVFPHVNSRPLRAKRGKYVTQMHYAKQGIITPEMEFVALREKLSPEFVREEVASGRAIIPANINHPEIEPMIIGKHFHVKINANIGNSAVSSSIEEEVEKMRWATHWGADTIMDLSTGKDIHTTREWIIRNSPVPVGTVPIYQALEKVAGKPEALTWEIYRDTLIEQAEQGVDYFTIHAGVRLPYIPMTAERTTGIVSRGGSILAAWCLAYHEENFLYTHFREICEILAAYDISISLGDGLRPGSIADANDRAQFAELETLGELTKIAWEYDVQVMIEGPGHVPLHKIKENVDLEQKICHEAPFYTLGPLTTDIAPGYDHITSAIGAAMIGWHGTAMLCYVTPKEHLGLPNRDDVKEGVITYKIAAHAADLAKGHPGAQVRDDALSKARFEFRWHDQFNLSLDPQRAISYHDETLPAEPAKTAHFCSMCGPKFCSMRISQDIREFAAEKGMDVFAAKEEGMKEKAEEFRKEGAKIYR
- a CDS encoding ABC transporter ATP-binding protein — protein: MKREEPILKVEGLSKCIGKQEIVSDLSFEVGAGEIFGFLGPNGAGKTTTIRMLVGLISPTKGNIHIGGYHLRRQFLQAIGHVGSIVENPEMYPYLTGRENLEVFARMQQGVTPARIMEVAQLVELEKRIDDKVGTYSLGMRQRLGIAQALLGNPKLLILDEPTNGLDPAGIKEMRHFIRALSRDHGMSVFVSSHILHEVQLLCDRVSIIHEGKIVKTGRVEQLLEGEVRVDWSLHPYQQAQSVLSTLPYVSQVDVLDSSRISTLLPVENIAQVNQTLVEAGIEVMEVRQRGNTLEDIFLDLTGGSASA